In Desulfobaculum bizertense DSM 18034, the genomic stretch CACTTGGCACCGGTGCCCCGAAGAGCGGCCATGACGGCACGGGAAAGCTCGACAAACTCACGCGTGCTGGTCTGCTTCTCCCGAAGCTGAATAAGACGGGAACCACCCGCAACGGCCTGCTGAACAGTCTCCAAAATTCCACGAGCAGCGCATAGACGGGGGTCAGTGACAAGATAAACCCGCAGATCACATTCCCGAGACATTAGTCTTCCTCCACCTGCACACAGCCGAGCAAATCATCCTCATCAAGAGAATACAGGGCATCATAAAAATGAAGCTGAAGCGTTCCGGGACCAGCGGCGCGTGAAGCGGCCATAGCTCCGGCAGTGCTCATGACATGCATGGCGTGGACCGCAGCGTCAAACGGAGACTCCACAACAGCAAGCATCGCACCGACAAGGCTGGTCGCAGTGCAGCCGAGACCTGTAACGCGAGGCATAAGAGAACTGCCACCAATGACGCGTACGCCACGATCTCCGTCTGTCACGTAGTCCTCTGGACCACTGACACAGACAACGGCCTGCGCTTTGCGAGCCAGCCCCCTGGCAAGCTCTTTGACCTCAAGAGCGGCAAGCTGCGAGTCCACACCTTTTGTCTGTGTGTCTGCACCCTGCGGAGCCTCAATGCCAAGGGCCGCAGCAAGGGCCATTATCTCCGAACCATTGCCTCGTATCACGGCGGGAGAGGCACATTCAATGAGATCAAGCGACGTCTGGGTACGTAAGCGGGAAGCACCAGCTCCAACGGGGTCCAGCACAACAGGGACCTTTTTCGTGCTGGCAATTTCTCCAGCTTTTTTCATACTCTCAATCCACGGAGCGCTCAGCGTTCCAATATTGAGAACGAGCGCCTGTGAAATGGTCAGCATCTCATCCAGCTCCTCTGGAGCGTGCGCCATAAGAGGAGACGCACCAAGAGCGAGGAGCGCGTTGGCGGTGTTGTTCATAACAACAAAATTCGTGATGTTGAGGACAAGAGGTTGCGCTTTTCTGAGCGCAGAAACAGCATTCCAAACAGAACTTTTTTCAGTCATGACAGTACCTTTCTCAGTCTGATCCATATTTTATAAATTTTTGTTTGATACTCAAATAAAACAGGAGTAAGACATTTTGAGTTTCAAACAAAAGGAGTTTCACTATGCTTTCTTCTGTCTTCTGGGTTTCGATTCAAAGCAGCTTTGCAATTGGTCTGCTCCACGGCGTTAACCCCTGCGGGCATTCCTGGCTCGTGCTGACGCCCTTCATCAATCCGCAGGGCAAAGGGTCACGTTTACGAAAAATTACTGCAAGCTTTCTTTTGGGCACAGCACTCGCATGTCTGCTTCTGGGCCTCACACTCGGACAAATTTCTACGTTTATCCCTGCAGGATTTGCAACAGCGATTGAGCAGGGAATCAATATTCTGCTTATCATTCTTGGCCTGACCCTTGTCATCCGCCCCAACTTACTGCACAGTCATGACCACGAGCATTCCTGCTCTCATGGTCACCACCACGAACACGATGCGCAGCATCACCACGAGACTGCGCACGAAGAACACGGCCATGGTGGGCACACCCACAGTCACAGCATTGCGGACAGGGCCAGCGCATGGGGCATGTTTTCCTTTGGATTTATCAACATGCTTGTCCCCTGTCCCACAGCCGCCATCATGTTTTCCTACGCTCTTCAGTCACACTCCCCGGCACTGAGCAGCACTGTTTTCCTGAGCTACGCAATTGGAACAGCGCTCAGTGTAAGCCTTGTCGTGTATGGGCTTCAGCGGGCAGCACACTGGGCATCCTCGCTCAATAAACCGTGGCTTGAGCCTCTTGTCATGCGGCTGGTTGGACTTTTCATCATCTTGGTCGGAGCTTTTGCGCTGGTCTCTGGTCATTGACCATAACGAGCACCGCTATGAAAAATCTGGAAAAATTCACCAATGTTCTGACGGAGTTTTTCGAAAAATTCTCGTCATGGGAGCACGGAGTTGTTCGAAACAGCTCTTTGACGCTTCCCCAAATGCACACCATTGAAATACTGGGAACGCATGGCCGCCTGCGAATGAAAGAGCTGGCAGCCAAGATGGGCGTCACGACCGGGACACTCACTGTTCTTGTAGACAGGCTGGAAGACAAAAAATACGTCGAACGCCTTCCTCACGAGACAGACCGCCGTTCAATCGTTGTGGCCCTCACCGACCGTGGCCGGGAAGCCTTTGAGGAACATCACCGTCTTCATATGCTTCTGACCTCGGAACTGACGCAAGATTTTTCCGAAACAGAACTTGCAAGCCTGTGTGAACTTCTAGAGCGCATGAGCGCACGTATCTAAACCTGACGTATTCGAGTAGTCATGTCTGCACCTGAACTCCAAGGACCACAAGACACAGTGTGCAGAAAGGCATTGTGGGCAACCGTCCTTATTGTCCTGCTTTTCTGTCCTCTGGCATCAGCCAGCACATTAGCCACGGTTGTGTATACCCGCAACGAACCGTGGGCCATGACCCAAAAGGGAACTCCAGCAGGCGTTTCCATCGACATTCTGAAAGAAGCTGCATCCCGGGCAGACATTACATTGAATTTTCTGGAGGCTCCAGCCCGAGAAAAACAGCGCCTGCTTGCACAGGGAAACGCAGACCTGACCGTCAACGTGCGAGAGGGAGACAAGATCCTGCGCACGTGCGAAACAATTACCCCGGCCTACCTCACAGGCCGCCGCTTTGTGATCTATTCACTGCGGAACTCCGTGGGGAACTACCCGCGCTATGAAAAACTGCGCTGGCATTATGTTGGTATTGTACGGGGCAAGACCTACTTTGAGCCGTTCTATTCCGACAGAAGCATCGCCAAAAAACGATTCCGTACCCTGAGCGATGCCTTTTACCGACTCATGAGTCACAATGTTCATGCCGTTGCCGCGTCAGAGTGCGCAGGAGGCTACTGGCTGTCGCAGCATCAGGACCTGAGTCGGCACATATCGCGAACCCCGATTGCCTTTGATGAGTACCGGCCAATGTATATTGGGCTGTCCAAAAAATCTCCGAATCGAAAGGAGTTGCAGACCCAGCTAAGTCAGGCGCTTATCAGTATGCTTCAGGATGGAAGTATGAAAAGTATCCGAAGCAGGTATCATATGGGATTCTAAAAAGACGCAAAAAGCCACGGTCCATCTGGGCCGTGGCTTTCTTTTTTACGCGATAAAAACTGAGCTAATCAAAATCAGCCAACAGCGCGCCAATGTGCAGATTCTCTGAAAGCGCGGTGTTCTCATACACCTGCTTGATGCGCCAAAGGGCCTGCTGAAGCTGACTGGATGATATACCGTTATTCACAGCTGTGTAGGCTTCCACAAAGGCCGCAAGGTTGTCGCAGACCTTAATCAGCGCTCCATCCTTGGGGTCGTTCTCATCCTCAGTGTACTTCTCATTGAGTTCCTTTCGGGACACCTGACGAACAATGTCATCCCGACGAGCCGTGGGGACAAACTCAGAGCCAACCTCGGAGCCAAGGAAATAGCTCAGGCGCTCGGCAATGTCAGGATACCCGCCATCCCGGAGCCGACACAAGACACGGCGTTCAAGCTCACTGTCCTCGTATTCACGAATCAAACCACCAAGAGGTTCTACAGACTGCTTGACCGGCGAAATGATGTCTCTGGTCAGCACCTCTGGCAGGTCATGGAAGAGCGCAGAAAAAAAGTTGTTGACCCGCTGGGCCTCACTTGCGTCCACGACGATGCTGCAAAAATAGGAATAAGCAGCAACGGTAAAGAGATGGCCCAAGACAGACGTCTCTGGAATGCGGGGAGTCTGTGACCAGCGCGTCTGGAACCGGAGCTGCCCACACAAATAGGCAAAGTGCCCCAGAGTGCTTTCTGCACCTTCCAGCAAATCAGGAATACCGAGCAGTTCTCTGTACTGCTCAAGATCATCCTGAAACTTCTCGTCGATCTGCTGCTTTTCGTCATCCCAGACGCCGAGGTTTTTTATGAGACCAAACTCCCAGCTTGAGGCATACTGATGCGAGGCATCCAGAATCTGGGTTGCCAGACTGTCTGGACGTGGGGCAAGAAGCCGTTCTTCGAGCCTGCCCCAGAATTCTGGTCCGACAGGTTGCAATCGAGGGGCAAGTTGTCGCAAAACCCATTCCGTGAGCTGGCGGTAATGCGCCGGGTTTTCCTTGATGCGATAAAAAACGGGCGGCTTTATGTCAGTAATGACCAGACGGTAAAAATACTCCATCAGGCCACCCTCGATAATATCGAGTCCGAGCTTCCGGCGTTCTTCTGGAGACATTCCCCGCGAGTTCAGAACATACAAGGCCCATGCAACCATCATTTTGTGGCCCTGTTTATCAAGCTCACACAAATCTATTGGACGGAGTTTGTCATTCCAGCGTTTCATGTATGCACCGGAAAAAATGAACTGCAAAAGCCCTTTTCTAATGCTTGACATTTTGTCTCCAGAAAGTTTTATAAATTCTGGTCTACGGTATACGTGCCAAAACCGGAGTGCAAGCAGCGGCTTAAAGAATTTTTCAAAAAGCCAGCGTTCAGGGCTTCCCAAACGGAAAAGTTTCGGTTACTTTGTCCGTCCCCGTTATAATTTCGTCGCGCTCTCAGGGATCTTCAACCCCGAGAGTGTCAGATAAGTACTCACGGCACTTCGTTCCGATTGGACGAGGAGAGAATTTACAATGAAAACATACAGCCCCAAGCCTGAGGAAATCACCCACGAGTGGTTCGTGGTTGATGCCGAAGACAAGATTCTGGGCCGACTGGCTACTGAGATTGCTACGCGCCTGCGCGGTAAGCACAAGGCCGAGTTTGCACCCCACGTTGATTGTGGTGACTTTGTCGTTGTTATCAACGCAGAGAAGATCAAGGTTACTGGCAACAAGCTGGACCAGAAGATGTACTACCACCACACCGGCTACCCCGGAGGCATCCGCGAAGCTAGCCTTAAGGTTATGCTCGAGAAGAAGCCTGAAGATGTCATCATCAAGGCTGTCCGTGGCATGCTGCCGAAGAATCGCCTGAGCACACAGTTGCTGGCGAAGCTTAAGGTATACGCAGGGCCTGAGCACCCCCACACGGCTCAGCAGCCCAAGCCCCTGGACTTCTAGTTCGGTACAGCGAGGGAGATAAGCATTATGAGTCAAGATTTCTTTTACGGAACCGGTCGCAGAAAAACCTCTGTGGCCCGCACCCGTCTTTACGACAATGGCACCGGTCAGATCATCGTTAACGGACGTCCTTACGATGAGTTCTTCCCCCGTGCTACCCTGCAGATGATCATTCGTCAGCCTCTTAACCTGACGAAGAACATCGGCAAATTCGACATCAAAGTCCGCGTGAACGGTGGCGGCCAGGCCGGTCAGGCCCAGGCTATTCGCCACGGCATCACTCGCGCTCTGATGGAGTTTGATCCTGAACTCCGCGGCGGCCTCAAGAAGGCTGGCCTGGTTACCCGTGACGCTCGCGTCAAGGAACGTAAGAAGTACGGTAAGCGCGGCGCTCGTGCCAGCTTCCAGTTCTCCAAGCGTTAAACCAGTTTTCGCGCTTCGAATGTCCAAAGGGCGAATTCGCTTTCAGGCGGGTTCGCCCTTTTTCCATATTTCCGCAGTATTTTACTATAGAATAGAGGTCCTTCTGCCATGCCTCCAAAGATTCGGCCAAGCCTGCTGTATGCAGACAAAGACGGCAAAATTTACGACCATCCCGGCCTGTCCATGCTCACCCGACGTGGCGACGAGTTCGCTCAGCCCCGTCCAGACGATCTGACACCACTGCCTCCGGGAAGTGACCTGTTCCTTTTGCCGGGACGCCGGGCCGTTGGCTTTGATGAAGAAACTGGCGAGGCTATCGAACTCGAAGAAAATGCTGTAGCAGCCTTTGTATGCCCAGGCTACACCGTCACAGGCATTGCCGCTTATGACACGGACGAAGACGCGCCCATGCTTTCGCTGGCCGCCTTTGCCGCAGTCGGCTACGCCAATGGCAAATTCTGGGTTGCTGCCAAAAAAGTTGACGAAGACCGCAGACAGGTCTTTGACCACATCCCCAATTCCCGCATTGAGTCTGGCGCGCAGAAACTTCTGCGAACGTACCCAGACAACCGCCTGCTCGGCCACCTTGCCCGCTGCGCCCTGACCTTCTGTTGCCCGGCAGCAAAAAATCTCGCTCTGGGACGCTATGAAGCACCGCTTCCGACCTCCCAGACCTGCAATGCCCGCTGCATTGGCTGTATTTCTTACCAGCCCGAAGACTCTGGCTTTGAGTCTCCACAGAACCGCATCACCTTCCGCCCCACACCGCATGAAGTGACGGAAATCATGGCCCTGCACAACAAGCGCGAGAAAAAGCGCCCGGTCTATTCGTTTGGACAGGGATGTGAAGGCGAGCCGCTGACAGAAGCCAAGCTGCTGACCCAGTCCATCCAGATGTTCCGTGATGCAGGCGGCACAGGTACGGTCAACATCAACACCAATGCCAGCCGCACCGAGACCATTGAGCCTCTGGCCAAGGCAGGGCTGGACTCCATTCGCGTTTCCATGAACAGCGCCAACCCGTCGCTGTACAAGGCCTATTATCGCCCCAAGGGCTATGAGGGTCTGGAAAACGTCAAGGACACAATCCGAGAAGCCAAAAAGAACGGCATCTTTGTTTCCCTGAACTACTTTTTCTTCCCCGGTGTCAGCGACACCGAAAGCGAACTGGGCATGCTTCAGGACTTTGTGACCGACCTCAAAGTCGACTTCATCCAGTTGCGCAACCTGAACCTTGACCCAGAGCTGTACCTGAACCTTGCAGCTCCCTACGTTCCCGGTCCTTCAATGGGCTTTAAGAACTTCAAGCGCCGACTGAAAAAGGCCGCGCCGTGGGTCAACTTCGGATACTTCAATCCGTTCCTTGAAAAATAGCGACACGCGCCACAAAAAAGAGCAGTTCTTTTGGAACTGCTCTTTTTTTATGTTCAAGCAACTTGAAGAATAAGAATTTTGCCTTTTGTATTTTTATACAAGCAATATACTTTTCTTTATTTCAGAAGAATAACCTTTCTTTCTCTCTTGCATTGACACAATCTATCAGTAGCCCTATAGATATTCAAAAGCGAATATGCAGTGTTTAACAGAGATTTTATGTGTAAAAATTTTTTACACTATGTAAAAAAACTTTTAACACAGTATACATCCCTGTATGAGTGCCTTATGCAACCTCTCTGCTGGCACAGCTTTCCCTCTGTTTTACAACGCATTTTCTCTTCTGGTGTATGGTCATGCACCTGTCCGCGTCGTCCCGCATGCGGCATGTGCATCTGGAGCGCCCTTGTGTCCCCAAGAGCGCAACACCCACTCAACCGTTTCCTGTTTTTCTCGAACGGTACTTCTGGTGACCTCAGCCCAGACCTGTACATGACAAAACGCACTCTCTGGTTTTGTAACACAAAAGCCCCCTGTAGGCCTTTTTCTGGGTCCCCTGTCCCGTCTCAAAACCCAGAATACGAAACCACGTGGTTTTCCGCATCGCTGCATTCCCAAAGGTCACCAATGCAGAGGCAAGCCAAGCGCACGCGTTTATTCAAAACAGGCCATAATTCTCTATCGGAGGAACAATGAATCCTTTCACTTTTGAAAGTCCAACGCGCATGTTTTTCGGTGAAGGCCAGATTAAAAACCTTGCGAATGAAATCCCTCTCGATAAAAAAGTCCTCGTCACCTATGGCGGCGGCTCCATCAAAAAAAATGGCGTCTACGACCAGGTCAAAGACGCTCTCAAAAATCACAACTGGGATGAATTCCACGGCATCAAGTCCAATCCGCAGTACGATATTCTCATGGAAGCCGTCGCCAAGATTAAGGCCGAAGGCTTTGACTACCTTCTCGCGGTCGGTGGTGGCTCCGTCATTGACGGCACCAAATTCATCTCTGCTGCTGCCAAATGGAAAGGCGGTGATCCGTGGGACATCCTCACCGATCAGGCCCCTATTTCAGAAACGCTCCCCATTGGCGTTGTCCTGACTATTCCGGCAACGGGTTCCGAAACCAACGTGCTCGCCGTTATCTCGCGCGGCAAAGACAAACTCTGCCTCGCCTCCCCTCTCGTTCGCCCCAAATTCGCCATCATGGACCCCAAAGTCAGCCTCAGCCTCTCACCCCGTCAGGTTGCTAATGGCGTTGTCGATGCCTTTGTTCACGTCATGGAGCAGTACATGACCTACCCGGTTGGTGGAAAAGTACAGGACCGTTTCTCCGAGGGCGTGCTCTCAACGCTCGTCGAAGAAGGCCCCAAGGCGCTCGCCCACCCAGAGGACATGGACGTTCGCAACAACATCATGCTGGCAGCATCATGGGCACTCAACGGCCTCCTTGCCACTGGCGTTCCGCAGGACTGGTCCACACACTGGATTGGTCACGAAATCACCGGCATTTATGGCATCGATCATGGCCGCAGCCTAACAATTGTCTTCCCGGCCCTGCTCCAGTACTGCCGCAAGGACAAAGGGGACAAAATTGCCCAGTTTGGCGAACGCGTCTTTGGCATCACTTCTGGCAGTAAAGATGAACGCATCGACGCCACAATCGCCAAAACCATTGAATTCTTTAAAAGCATGGGCGTACCGACCCACCTGTCTGATGTTCAGCTCAACGAGAGCCACATTGACGAAGTGGTGCAGTACCTCGCCAAGCACAAGATGACCCACATGGGCGAACACGAGAAACTCGGCCCTGAAGACGCCCGAGAGATTCTCAAGCTCGCCCTCTAAAAGCATACAGCATCCCACCTCAACAAAGGGCAGTCCCTTCCACGGCTGCCCTTTTTCTTCCCCAGACTCCAGCCAGCGCCGAGCAAGGCCATAAAAAAAGCAGAACCAGTCAGGTCCTGCTCTCTTGGTCTTTGCCCACAAAAAAAGCCCCCACAAAAGTGGGGGCCTTACGGTCAATGTGGCAGGCCAGGTAGGATTCGAACCTACAGCATCCGGTTTTGGAGACCGGCGCTCTAGCCGTTAGAGCTACTGGCCTGCGCTACGTGATGAGTTTTCCCTCACCGCGCTTGGGCAAAATCCACAATAACCTGTTCTTTGTCAAGCTCTTTTTGATTTTTTATTTCACCAATCATCCAAGCTTTCTCTCCCATGCCCTGGGCACGGTTCATCACGTCTTCGGCAACATCTTCGGAAACGATCAGGATGTAGCCTATGCCGCAGTTAAAAATCTGCAGCATTTCAGGCCAGCTGAGTTCACCCTGTTCTTTGAGCCAGAAAAATACCGGAAGGATATCCCAGCTTCCAAAGTTGATGTCTGCCACAACGCCGCGAGGCAGGATTCTTGGAATGTTGTCATAGAAGCCGCCACCAGTCACATGGCACATGCCCTTTACGTCAATATCGCGGATGATATTGCGGACAGTCTCCACATAGATACGGGTTGGCTCCAGCAGGACTTCCGCCGCGGTACGGTCAGTACCCGGGAAAGGATCATCTCCTTTGAGTCCAGCCTTGTTCACAAGCTTGCGCACCAGTGAATAGCCATTGGAGTGGACACCAGAAGAAGCAAGACCGATAATCTTGTCGCCGGGGCGAATGGACGAACCGTCAACAATGTTGGCATTATCAACAACACCAACACAGAAGCCGGACAGGTCATACTCACCGGGCTTGTAGAAATCTGGCATCTCAGCAGTCTCGCCGCCAAGCAAAGCGCACTGGCCCTGCTTGCAGCCATCAACAACACCAGAAAGAACATTTTCTGCGGTGTCGACGTCGAGCTTGCCCGTTGCAAAATAGTCAAGGAAGAAAAGCGGTTTCGCACCCTGCACCAGAATGTCATTGACACTCATTGCCACAAGGTCGATACCAATTGTATCATGCCTGTTATACTGGAAGGCAAGATTCAGTTTGGTTCCAACGCCATCAGTTGAGGCGACGAGAACCGGCTCTTCCATGTTTGAAGAGTCCAGCTTGAAAAGACCGCCGAACCCACCAATGTCAGTCACAACTCCACCGGTAAAGGTCGAGCTGACCATAGACTTGATCCGGGAAACGAACTCATTGCCGGCGTTGATGTTGACGCCTGCGTCGGTATAGGCCTTTGCCCTGTCTGTCATGGAATGTGCTCCTTGCGGTGAAAACGGCTTGCCGTTTGGGTCGGGAGTCGACTTATAAGAATTTCACAGCCGAAATTCAAGGGAGATTTTACATGATACAGAGTATATCCCTTTTTTATAGGGCTACGATAGTCACAACAGCAGTAGTTTTTTGTCTTTTTCTCACTTTTTCTGGACCTACACCAGCCCAAAGTGGTTCTACCCCTGATACGGCACAACATCGCGAGGACCAGTCCTTCGGCACAGAAAACAGCGATGAGGGCATCATCATGGGACAAGATCCGCGCACGGGTGACCGTGTTGTCCGCTCCAAAGCTCGCGAAACAGACAACGAACCACAGCAGAACTATTCAATGCCTCTGGTCATTGAGCCAGACATTTCTATTTCTCCAAATAAAAGCAGAATCAAAAAGAAGGGTAAATAACAGATCGCAAAAACTAAAGGAGGGGCCATGCGGCAGGCATCCCTGTGGACCACAAGCGACAATCAGACCGTTCTCTGCCAGCTCTGTTCTCATTTTTGCCACATTGATCCCGGCGGTCGCGGACGCTGCGGCGTACGCATCAACCGTGATGGCACACTGTTCACTCTCGCGGACACAGTAGCGGCCATTCACTCTGACCCCGTCGAAAAAAAACCACTCTTTCACTTCTTGCCGGGCACCAAGACAATGTCTTTTGCGGCAATGGGCTGCAATTTTGCCTGTTCATGGTGCCAAAACGCGCCACTCTCCCAGCTCCCGCGTCAGGGCAGCTCTCCTCAGGGGCAATGCATTCGCCCCGAAAAAATCGTTCAGATGGCCCTTTCCGAGGGCTGCGACAGCATTTCCTACACCTATTCCGAACCAACGATTTTCTTTGAACTCATGGAAGACACGGCAAAGCTCGCGCATGAGGCCGGACTCAAAAACATCATGGTCTCAAACGGCTTCCAAAGCCCCCAGTGTCTGCACAGGCTTGGCCCGCTCATGGATGCAGCCAACATAGACCTCAAGGCCTTTGCCGAAGACACCTACGAGCAGCACTGTGAGGCCCGGCTCAAACCCGTTTTGCAAAACCTCAAGCGCATCAAGGCATTTGGCTGGTGGCTTGAGGTGACGACTCTTGTTATTCCAGACCTCAACGACAGCCCAGAAGAACTGGGCGACATTGCCCACTTCATTGCGGAAAGCCTTGGGGTCGAAACGCCGTGGCATGTGTCGCGCTTCCATCCAGACTATCAGATGTCTGACCGGGGACCGACGCCCACATCACGCATTGAGCAGGCCGTCGAAATTGGAAAAAATGCAGGACTCCAGTTTGTTTACGCAGGAAATATTGCGGGACACATGAGCGAAAGCACATTTTGTCCAAACTGCGGAGAAATGCTCATTGAGCGGCGTGGCTACACGCTTGGCAAGCATATCCCCGGTGCTGTCTGTCCGGGATGCGGCGCGGCTGTGGCAGGAGTTTTTGCATAAAAATGCTCTGAGCCAAACTATTTGCTTGCATTGGGTAATGCTTTTCTGTAAACACCTCTTCACACGGGGCGTGGCGCAGCCTGGTAGCGCGCCTGCTTTGGGAGCAGGATGCCGGGAGTTCAAATCTCTCCGCCCCGACCATATGACCGCAAAAAGGCTTACAGTTTTCTGTAAGCCTTTTTTTTGCCTCGCGCACAAAAAATGCCCTCCAAAACAGAGGGCATCTCTTTTTTCATGTTTGGGCAAAAATCTGAGCTACCGTGTGGAAGCCGCAGAAACCCTGCTCAGCTCCCACACGACATTTGACTGCTTATCTCAGAGGCTCGCACTCCAGCACAGTTCCATCACGCAACACGACTTTTCTCACCTCAACCTGAGTATCAAACTTCTTTTTCTTAGAAACAAAAATCGCATTGTCCCTCAGGCTGAACGGATTCAGTTCATGCGTCCAGCGACCCATAAGATCTGTTTTGGTCTTGCTCACTTCTCCCCCAAAAAGAAACGGACCAACGCGCTGGCCTTCTCCGCAGTCCACAACAATCGACAAATGCACAGACTTTGCTTCATGATTTTTCAGTATGACATGCGTCGTGAATTGAATCTGGGTCAGCTTTCCCGTTTCACTATCCGGAATCTTCTTTGCCCATGCCTCTTTGGTGGTCACATAGTGTGCAATCTTTTCGCGCACTTTTTCATTCCGGGCGCTGATCTCTTTATTCAGCTTTTGGCGTTGCAGCTCATTATCCCTTTCAATAATGCTCAAAATTTCCTTGAGATTATCCACCTCTGCAACCTGCCAGTATCCTTCCTTTTTCCGAAGCAAAAGCCGCAGGTCGAAACTGCTTGTCTTATCCGTCGGAGGGACAACGAGCGTCGCATAACTTACGTCTCCCTGCCGCTCTACAGAAGGAAAAGACGTAATTTTCTCTCCAAGCTTCAAAAAATCATTGGCAGCAGATCCCTTTTTCCCCTTCCCTGAGGGATCTCCCTGCTTTTCTATGGCCTGCTCAAGGGCTTGAGTCCAGCCTTGCACAAGCCGTGGCTTCATCATCATGATAAGCGTTGCGCCAAACTCATTGCCAATGCGTTCCAGAGGATTATTGTCCGTATTTTTCGCTTTGGCTTCTTCCACGCTCTGCTCTAAGATATCGTCGACGCCCTTATCCAGAAGCCCTTCGATGTCGACATACTTCCGAAATGATTTCAGGTCGTGCTGAGTCATGGCTTTTCTTGCCTGCAACAAAGAATACGTCGGGCTATTCACCCAGTACCAAAAGCCGACAGATGCGCCCAAAAGGCACACAAGCCCCACGATCAAAAATTTTTTGTTCATCCTTCCAGTCCTTCCCTCTCCCCTCTCACCGTGAATACTTTGCGCCATAGAAACGCTTTTGTGCACCTCAAATCGCCATCCCTCGATACAAGAAGTGCCTTCAAAAACAGTAAAAAACGATAAGCAGATACGATATACGCAGTAACTCGGCAAGCTCTTCATTGATTTTTTATAGCCTAGTCAATTGCTTCCTTCTCCCTTTTCCTGATTCTTCCCGCATTCTGGTCAGTTTTTTCTGCAACACAGACCGTTCAAGACAAGGAAACGCCCACCTTTCCAAAAGCACCGCTTCCGGCCATTGCTCCAGCGCGCAAAATGTGGCAGATAATACACAATTTCCTTTTGCTTCGTGTCCTTCATCCGTGCCGCATACACCGCAGCACACAACGCAAGAAGACAGTTCATGACAAAAGCACAGCCCGCAAC encodes the following:
- a CDS encoding iron-containing alcohol dehydrogenase, whose translation is MNPFTFESPTRMFFGEGQIKNLANEIPLDKKVLVTYGGGSIKKNGVYDQVKDALKNHNWDEFHGIKSNPQYDILMEAVAKIKAEGFDYLLAVGGGSVIDGTKFISAAAKWKGGDPWDILTDQAPISETLPIGVVLTIPATGSETNVLAVISRGKDKLCLASPLVRPKFAIMDPKVSLSLSPRQVANGVVDAFVHVMEQYMTYPVGGKVQDRFSEGVLSTLVEEGPKALAHPEDMDVRNNIMLAASWALNGLLATGVPQDWSTHWIGHEITGIYGIDHGRSLTIVFPALLQYCRKDKGDKIAQFGERVFGITSGSKDERIDATIAKTIEFFKSMGVPTHLSDVQLNESHIDEVVQYLAKHKMTHMGEHEKLGPEDAREILKLAL
- the purM gene encoding phosphoribosylformylglycinamidine cyclo-ligase → MTDRAKAYTDAGVNINAGNEFVSRIKSMVSSTFTGGVVTDIGGFGGLFKLDSSNMEEPVLVASTDGVGTKLNLAFQYNRHDTIGIDLVAMSVNDILVQGAKPLFFLDYFATGKLDVDTAENVLSGVVDGCKQGQCALLGGETAEMPDFYKPGEYDLSGFCVGVVDNANIVDGSSIRPGDKIIGLASSGVHSNGYSLVRKLVNKAGLKGDDPFPGTDRTAAEVLLEPTRIYVETVRNIIRDIDVKGMCHVTGGGFYDNIPRILPRGVVADINFGSWDILPVFFWLKEQGELSWPEMLQIFNCGIGYILIVSEDVAEDVMNRAQGMGEKAWMIGEIKNQKELDKEQVIVDFAQAR
- the amrS gene encoding AmmeMemoRadiSam system radical SAM enzyme, giving the protein MRQASLWTTSDNQTVLCQLCSHFCHIDPGGRGRCGVRINRDGTLFTLADTVAAIHSDPVEKKPLFHFLPGTKTMSFAAMGCNFACSWCQNAPLSQLPRQGSSPQGQCIRPEKIVQMALSEGCDSISYTYSEPTIFFELMEDTAKLAHEAGLKNIMVSNGFQSPQCLHRLGPLMDAANIDLKAFAEDTYEQHCEARLKPVLQNLKRIKAFGWWLEVTTLVIPDLNDSPEELGDIAHFIAESLGVETPWHVSRFHPDYQMSDRGPTPTSRIEQAVEIGKNAGLQFVYAGNIAGHMSESTFCPNCGEMLIERRGYTLGKHIPGAVCPGCGAAVAGVFA
- a CDS encoding DUF2939 domain-containing protein; amino-acid sequence: MNKKFLIVGLVCLLGASVGFWYWVNSPTYSLLQARKAMTQHDLKSFRKYVDIEGLLDKGVDDILEQSVEEAKAKNTDNNPLERIGNEFGATLIMMMKPRLVQGWTQALEQAIEKQGDPSGKGKKGSAANDFLKLGEKITSFPSVERQGDVSYATLVVPPTDKTSSFDLRLLLRKKEGYWQVAEVDNLKEILSIIERDNELQRQKLNKEISARNEKVREKIAHYVTTKEAWAKKIPDSETGKLTQIQFTTHVILKNHEAKSVHLSIVVDCGEGQRVGPFLFGGEVSKTKTDLMGRWTHELNPFSLRDNAIFVSKKKKFDTQVEVRKVVLRDGTVLECEPLR